From one Leptospira mayottensis 200901116 genomic stretch:
- a CDS encoding NYN domain-containing protein, producing MTPKRTFVYIDGFNFYYGKVKSTKYKWVDFGKLCTFLLPKEKNNIIKIKYYTAMVKPRQNDPGQLRRQQVYIKALRTIPNFDIYFGHFLSHPIKMMRSDGKGFVEVIKTEEKGSDVNLASHMIFDGCKNEYDTAVIISGDSDLLEPVRIIRNDLKKSVGYLNPQNNPSKVLLQNCDFMKSIRFNTVINSQFPDTVIDKDGNQITKPLEWH from the coding sequence ATGACTCCTAAGCGAACTTTTGTCTACATCGACGGATTTAACTTTTATTACGGTAAAGTTAAAAGTACAAAATATAAATGGGTAGACTTTGGAAAACTTTGCACTTTTCTTCTTCCTAAAGAAAAAAATAACATTATAAAAATTAAATATTATACTGCTATGGTTAAACCTAGGCAAAATGATCCTGGACAGTTACGACGCCAACAAGTCTATATTAAAGCATTAAGAACAATCCCAAATTTCGATATTTATTTCGGACATTTTCTATCTCATCCAATCAAAATGATGCGTTCCGATGGAAAAGGTTTTGTAGAAGTTATAAAAACGGAAGAGAAAGGATCGGACGTAAACTTAGCCTCACACATGATTTTTGACGGTTGTAAAAATGAATATGATACCGCTGTAATTATTTCAGGAGACTCAGATCTTTTAGAACCGGTTAGAATTATAAGAAACGATTTAAAAAAGTCTGTTGGTTATTTAAATCCGCAAAATAATCCTAGTAAAGTTCTTTTACAGAACTGTGATTTTATGAAATCCATTCGATTTAATACAGTTATAAACTCACAGTTCCCGGACACGGTTATAGACAAGGATGGAAACCAAATTACCAAACCACTTGAATGGCATTAA
- a CDS encoding Rpn family recombination-promoting nuclease/putative transposase: MSDMTNPHDRFIREALQDKEDAISFFKFNLPENVIELLDLKRLELTQSSFISENLKEEQTDLLFQIPLKSGKKTNVYLLFEHKSYLDEAVFSQLLGYISAIYKSQYRADKKYSVVIPFVFYHGERFWTLGNSFQDRFILSKNEEEVFKKYIPDFELELFDLSKVDLSRLESITLRVILGVVQKIWEGDTSFLSHLGEVFELLAGLKNESKRVEILQKLFLYIFNVRELEPTEITNLLSHSKISRDYEDLAMTTAEKLRKEGEIKGKIEGKIEGKIETARNMLLDGVSLEYVLKITGLTEQDLKDHGVI, encoded by the coding sequence ATGTCTGATATGACAAATCCACATGATCGTTTCATCCGGGAAGCTTTACAGGACAAAGAGGATGCGATTTCATTTTTTAAATTTAATTTACCCGAAAATGTAATCGAACTTTTAGACTTAAAACGTTTAGAACTTACACAATCTAGTTTTATTTCGGAAAACCTAAAAGAAGAACAAACCGATTTACTCTTTCAGATCCCACTGAAATCCGGGAAAAAAACAAACGTCTATCTATTATTTGAACACAAAAGTTATTTGGATGAGGCAGTCTTTAGTCAACTATTAGGTTATATATCCGCGATTTACAAGTCTCAATATAGGGCGGATAAAAAATATTCAGTCGTGATTCCGTTTGTATTCTATCACGGTGAAAGGTTTTGGACTTTAGGAAATAGTTTTCAAGATAGATTCATACTCTCCAAAAACGAAGAGGAAGTATTTAAAAAATACATTCCGGATTTTGAGCTAGAATTATTCGATCTGTCCAAAGTGGATCTAAGCCGATTGGAAAGTATCACCCTAAGAGTCATTTTAGGAGTGGTTCAAAAAATTTGGGAAGGGGATACTTCTTTTTTAAGTCATTTAGGTGAAGTTTTTGAACTCTTAGCAGGTCTAAAAAACGAATCGAAAAGGGTTGAAATTTTACAAAAACTGTTTTTGTATATATTTAATGTAAGAGAACTTGAACCGACTGAAATTACAAATTTACTCAGTCATTCTAAGATTAGTAGAGATTACGAGGATTTAGCCATGACAACAGCCGAAAAATTAAGAAAAGAAGGTGAAATTAAAGGTAAAATCGAAGGTAAAATCGAAGGTAAAATTGAAACTGCCAGAAATATGTTATTGGATGGCGTCAGTTTAGAATATGTATTAAAGATTACGGGACTTACAGAGCAAGACCTAAAAGACCACGGAGTGATATAA